The window CCGTGGCGGTCGGGTTGGCCGGCTGCGCACCCGAGGGAGACACCGGAGAAGCCGACGCCTCCACTGCGGCGGTGGCCGACGAGGCGGCAACCCAGGAGGCGGCGCAGGAGGCGGCTCAAGTGGCGCTCGGCCCCGTGGACGGGCACGACTTGCCGCCGGCGGACCTCGAGCGCGTACTCGCCGGCAGCCCCGCGCCCGACTTCACCGCCCTTTCAAGCACGGGCGAGCCGATCACGCTTTCGGATTACCGCGGAGAGAAGGACGTCATCCTCTTCTTCTACCGCGGCCACTGGTGACCGTACTGCGCAAAGCAGCTCGGAGAGCTGCGAGACTTCATGACGCCCGAACAGCGCGAACGGACCCAGCTCCTGGCGATCGCCCCCGACAGCCCCGAGGACATCGGGCTCATGGTCGACCGCGTTCTCGAGGACTACGA is drawn from Candidatus Palauibacter australiensis and contains these coding sequences:
- a CDS encoding redoxin domain-containing protein, with the translated sequence MDARYVRLWTAGVAVAVGLAGCAPEGDTGEADASTAAVADEAATQEAAQEAAQVALGPVDGHDLPPADLERVLAGSPAPDFTALSSTGEPITLSDYRGEKDVILFFYRGHWUPYCAKQLGELRDFMTPEQRERTQLLAIAPDSPEDIGLMVDRVLEDYDYALDFPLLSDDGSAITNRYGLLNEDDGRGRQIPHPTTYVIDMDGTVRWSFTEVDYRVRPEHADILAALEALER